From Saccopteryx leptura isolate mSacLep1 chromosome 3, mSacLep1_pri_phased_curated, whole genome shotgun sequence, one genomic window encodes:
- the PLA2G2A gene encoding phospholipase A2, membrane associated, which translates to MKILLLLALTMAFGLLQTHGDLLDFRKMIRLMTGKEAVSGYAFYGCYCGFGGRGFPKDSTDWCCARHDCCYTLLEKQGCGTKFVGYEFTYQNGQIICAKQDRCKRELCLCDKTAAICFARNLNTYNKAYQYYNNWGCSSRKSMC; encoded by the exons ATGAAGATCCTTCTGTTGCTGGCCTTGACCATGGCTTTTG gcctgctgcagacccatggggaTTTGCTGGATTTCCGGAAAATGATCCGGTTGATGACAGGAAAGGAAGCCGTGTCCGGTTATGCCTTCTATGGTTGCTACTGCGGCTTCGGAGGCCGTGGATTCCCCAAGGATAGCACGGATTG GTGCTGCGCCAGACATGACTGTTGCTACACCCTTCTGGAGAAACAGGGCTGCGGCACCAAGTTTGTGGGCTACGAGTTTACTTACCAAAATGGTCAAATCATCTGTG CAAAACAAGATCGCTGTAAAAGGGAACTGTGTCTGTGTGATAAAACGGCTGCCATCTGTTTTGCGAGAAACCTGAACACCTACAATAAAGCATACCAATACTACAACAATTGGGGGTGCAGTAGCAGAAAGTCCATGTGCTGA